tGATTATTTTGTGATGCAACATGACGAAATGCATCAGAAAATCACCAGACAGGGTGTGCAAAAGAGAAGCTAGTATTCGGATATAGGCATTGTTTTATTCCACAATGATAAGGTTTTTATTTGGCTAAGTCGAAAATCTCATAAAATGCTACTGACAGAGATTTGCGATGCGGTTTCCAATTTTGTAATTGTTATCTGATGGTTTTGAGATGCAACATGACAAAATGGGTTAGAAAATCACCAGATGGGGTGTGCATAACTCAAACTGTAGTCGTATACCGACGATTTGTAAATTGATTATGTTTCTTGTAATCGATGTTTTTATGGATCTACTGTGTTGATTTGCGACTGGCTTATGCCTTCTATTTGGTGTCTGAAAATTGTATTCGAACAACTGCAAGATGTTGAACTCAGAAAGCACCAGATTGAGTCAATTTTCAGGATTGTTTTGAtttgtcaattaaaatttcaatttttttaaatgttggatatgcgatgcgatttttcaactttatgaaaaaagctctcttggtgacataaattcttatttttaatattcatttttcaccagactGTGATTTCTGGTCCTTTGGATATTGGTAACTTTAGGAAATGCGgcttgacctttttttcaatttttaattttttttccttccttaaaatttattaggttcatatttttaatgtgtCTGTTGGTTTCTATTTTTAGTTTCTGGAACTTAAtaatttacaatgtttttttcattccttcaCTCATTTTTCCAATCGAATATGAACATaactgttttttcaaatttctgcatttgcgattggaattttattgtttttgataattttttttctgttttgtaacaTCGGAAGCATGCCTTGTGACAAAATCACCAGATTTATAATTTGCGTCCCCGGGAACCTCTTCGACCTCGAAAGGGTTAAAGATTCGTCCGCATGGAAATTCAAAGAAACGACTATTGAATATTACTTGTGCCACCGTTGCTATGAACCAAAATCTGACGAAGAATCCTGTGGTTCGACTGCTACTGTCGATGATTTCTAAAATATACGACATACGTGCTCGTGCCCTTGGAAGTGGCTGCAGACGGTGATATCTCGTCGTCAGAATGAATTTTACACTTGAATGTAACAACGTGGTAAGTACcttattttcaacttcattctaaatacctacatttagataccatttcaattttcaaatcgaaaaattacaacaaacaaGAACAAAAAGTGACTTAAAAAACCTTCAGGAGATGAGAGGCTTCCAGGAACTGTGTCGGCTGACAATAAGGATTCCAGTTTTCTTGTACGTCGTATAGATTTCTAGATTTTTATACTCAGCTaggctcatttttcattttcaaaacaattatcATTTCATCTTTGATCAGATCTCATCGTAcattcgtttgaaaaaactCATATTTATACTTCCAAACGATGTTTCTAATTACTTATTACAATATAACAATACCTACTAACAAGGACTGTATCCTGTATCCAACCggcagaaacatttttgaattgcGCAAAGCTAGATCTCAAGACCATGCGTCATTCGCAATGTTCGCTATTTATATTTTACCAGCCCGAAAAATTATATAATATAAATAAAACCATTTTCAActtattcatttcattattaaatttttttcattaattactttaataaataagtataattcctaatttttttatatttctactaatattatttttactttaaatttttctttttgatttattaaaaaaaattttattttcaatatagatAAGTATAATATTTAGGGCTAGGATTTATATGCGCTTAAAAATCGATTATATGCGCTTTAAAAATGCgctaaaaatgacgaaaatatgCGAATATATGCGCTAAAGTGATGAAAATATGCGAGTATATGCGCTATAAAAGTGCAGCATGTCGTATATCAAAATAAAGGTATTTTCAAACTGTAGCTGAAATTGCAgtttataaacaaaaaaaatacacgcattCAGATTTATTTCATAAAACAGCACTTTCTTTTCACAAATGCAAATATCAAACATTGGATTAACATCCGATTATCAAATGTTCTTGTCAATTAAAAAACGATTTCCGGTAGTCTCTGAACACACTTctcaataattttctttttacaaatcTAAATAACTCAAACATTCGTGTAACATCCGATGATCAAATGCTCTTTAAGATTCTCAATTAAAAACGATTTCCGGTTATCTCTGAGCACACTTTTCAATGTGCTAAATGAGCGTTCTACATCCACGGAAACTACAGGTGCAAATCTAAAAGAGGCCAGTTCAGTTGGCGACATATCTGTAAATGGTAACTGATCCAATAACGAGGGATCATTTCTGGAAAGtttcactatttttggcaaatcacgATTCTTATTCAATACCGACAGGGCTTTTTCGGCGATCACTTGATGAGGTGAATTACACAGCATATCTATGGCATCTTGCCACAATTCCAGCGACCTGACTAATGGCTGACCTTTCGTTTCCAGTTGAGTAATAGTATCAGCGATTCCAGCATAATACTGTTGGATTTCAGTAATATCCATCGTCAATTTCgctctctttttttcaagtaacgTCTGTACTTCTCTAACGGCAGACGAGTCATCGTCATTCAAAGACAGTACGAATTgagcaattttattcaaattgtcAGCATAATACGAAACAGTAGTAAGCCAGGTACCCCATCTTGTTAATACAGGCTTTGGTGGTAAGGATAGATCAGGAAATTGTTCCTTGAAAGCTGTAACTCTTGCAGGTGCttttaaaaagattttcttCATCGATCCTATAAATTTATCGACCACTTTGTACTTAGTACGAACAGCTTCTGCAATTCTATGTAGTCCATGGGCTAAGCAAGTTATATGCGACATCCGATGATAAAAAGTCTTGAGAGTTTTGCCTGCTTTTACCATATATGGAGCAGCATCCGAAATAAACAACAGTACTTTGGAATGATCGACACTTCGAGGCCACAGAAGACTCATACTATCGTTGAATAAGGCTGCAATGGTCTGAAAATTTGCCTTTTGTAACTGTACTACATTTAACAACAACGGTCGACCTGATTCAGTGCCATTTAACTTTCCAATAATCACGTTTGCAATATATCTGGGAAattaaattgtcattttatgatttttatgcaCACAAAAATTTATCGTTTGATCTACAAAAACTCAACTCACCTTCCCATCGAATCAGTAGTCTCATCAATCGAAACCCATATATTACTATCTCCTATCTCCTGTCTAATACACTCCATTGTTGCCTCgaaagtttcattcaaataatttttacgaaTCGTTGATTGATCTGGGAGCTTACGTCCACAGTATTTTTCCCAGCACTCTCGTAATACCGGATGATTTAACTTATAAATAGGAATATCTGCCGCAACAAACGCCTatgtttaaaagtgaaaaatgcaaCATTTCAGAATACACttgataaaaagtaaaaacccaACAATGAATTTGTGAACGAACTCGTATTCTTACTTGACATATATCTAAAGAGAAAGTATCTTTttcgaagttcaatttttgttgactATTGTACAATTCGATTGCATTTTTATGCTTTGGCGTGCCCAAATGCTGCACAGTTATAAATCGTCTTACTTCGGAGTCTGAATCCATACCAAGGCGAACGCCACAACAAAGACACGAAAGCGTGTTATTTTCATACTCTAAAGAGTCTTCTTTAAACTCCACCGCAAGTGCGCGTAATTTTCCCGACGTTGATTTTTTAGATCTTCCCATGATGATGAGAGGAGATGGGGGAACGCAATGTTTGAAGaataaaatggttaaaaaacTACCACCTGCGGTGTAACAGCTCAGGTAAAGGTACGAGTAAATGAAGACGCGAAATCGAAAACCAGGTGAAAATGGTACAGATAACAGCCATCTGTTGATATCACTTCACC
The sequence above is a segment of the Planococcus citri chromosome 3, ihPlaCitr1.1, whole genome shotgun sequence genome. Coding sequences within it:
- the LOC135841405 gene encoding uncharacterized protein LOC135841405; this translates as MGRSKKSTSGKLRALAVEFKEDSLEYENNTLSCLCCGVRLGMDSDSEVRRFITVQHLGTPKHKNAIELYNSQQKLNFEKDTFSLDICQAFVAADIPIYKLNHPVLRECWEKYCGRKLPDQSTIRKNYLNETFEATMECIRQEIGDSNIWVSIDETTDSMGRYIANVIIGKLNGTESGRPLLLNVVQLQKANFQTIAALFNDSMSLLWPRSVDHSKVLLFISDAAPYMVKAGKTLKTFYHRMSHITCLAHGLHRIAEAVRTKYKVVDKFIGSMKKIFLKAPARVTAFKEQFPDLSLPPKPVLTRWGTWLTTVSYYADNLNKIAQFVLSLNDDDSSAVREVQTLLEKKRAKLTMDITEIQQYYAGIADTITQLETKGQPLVRSLELWQDAIDMLCNSPHQVIAEKALSVLNKNRDLPKIVKLSRNDPSLLDQLPFTDMSPTELASFRFAPVVSVDVERSFSTLKSVLRDNRKSFLIENLKEHLIIGCYTNV